The genomic window CGGTGGTCGGACCCGCCAACTCCAATACAGGCTGGGCCGGGACAGTGCGGACCGTGCATGTCGGCTTGTGGAGATTTGGCGGCTACTAACTCTGGCTGACTTCTTCCTGCAGAAGGACCAAGGCATCCACTTCGAGCGCTCGGGCGATCCGTTCAACAACCTTCAGCGTTGGATTGCGCCTGCCACGTTCCAACTCACCGACATAGCTGTAGGATAAACCAACGTCGTGAGCGAGCGCTTCAAGGGTGATTCCCCTATCGAGGCGCCGCCGCCGTACGTTCGTT from Brevundimonas fontaquae includes these protein-coding regions:
- a CDS encoding helix-turn-helix domain-containing protein, with the protein product MGLAGVFGTNVRRRRLDRGITLEALAHDVGLSYSYVGELERGRRNPTLKVVERIARALEVDALVLLQEEVSQS